In the Nocardia asteroides genome, CATGCCGCTGTCCCGCAACCGGTCGACCACCGCCTGCGCCTCCTTGACCGCACGGAAGCCGTAGTCCTGGGCGGTGCCGAGGACGATCAGCCTGCGGCCATCCGTGCGCTGCGGGAAGGGCTGGTCCGAGTCGAGGCGGTACACGTCGATGCCGAGGCCGTGCTCACCGGCCACGAGGCTCTCGAACTCGTGCTTCATATGCACCACCAGGGGGTCGCTGCTGGTCATCACATGGGCGATGCCCTGGTCCAGGACGGTGCGGGTGGCCCGGGAGATGGCGGTGAGCTCCTTGCCCTCGCCGGTGTCCATCTCGACCGGGCCGTGCTGCATGAGGATCTCCGAGGTGAGCTGGGTCCAGCGCAGGATCTTGCCGCCGGGCCCGCCGATCTCGCCGCCGGTGCCCCGCCGGAACAGCTCGATCTGCGCGGCGCGGGAATCCTGCTCCGAGCCGCCGAGCACCCGCTGCTCCAGCTCGGTGGGGCTCAGCCGCGCCAGCGGGCCGGAGCTGTCCCTGCCCGCCTGGATGTCGTAGTGCGCCAGCAGCGCCTCGGCCGCCGCCTTCGCGGCCGACACCCGCTGCCTGCGCACCAGCGGGAAGGCCTCGTCGCGGCCGATCTCCCCGGCCTGGAACGCATTCCAGGTATCGGTTCCCGCTTTCTTCGCGTCGGCCATGAGTGTGTCGACGGCCGTCGACACCAGCTGCCGGTGATCGTCGGTCGCCCGCGCGTGGGCCGCGCTCGCCTCGGCGATGCGCTTCTCGTCTCGGCTCGCCGTCGCCGTCGCGAGTGCCTGCCCGGCCTTCTCGACGCCCGCGCTCGACTGCTCGATGGCCTGCTTCACCTGGTGCTGACGCTGCTCGGTGCGCTCCTGCGCGGCCAGTCGGTGCTGCTGGGCATCCGAGGCGCGCGTGGCGGCGGGAGCACCGTGCGGCCCCGGCTCGCGCTGCGCGGTCACCGGTCCGCCCGGCGCGGTGGTGGCCGGGGCGCCGGTGAGCTTCGAACCCGACTGGATCGGGTTCGTCGTCGTCGAACTCGGGACCGCCCGTGGGCCGGTCTCTTCCCGGCGCCCGAGCGGCGCCCCGGACTCGCGACCGCTCGCGGGGGACTCACGCGCGGAATTTGGGATCGGCGCGGCCGTGCCGGTCGAGAGGCCGATGCGGGCATCGCCGATGGCGCGGACGCCGTCGATGCCGAGGCCGGGGGACTGGACCGGCCTGCCGTCGGCGGAGTAGAGCACGGCGGTCACCACCGCGACGTCGTCGTTGTCGCGGAGTACCAGCGGTGTCTCCCCGCCGGTGGCGGGATCCCACACCCACGGGGTGTCGTTGCGGACGGTCATCAGCACCGCGTGCGCGCCGACTCCGTGCTGATCGGCAGGGCCGTGGTAGGTCTCGACGACCGCCGCCTTCGCGCCGGGGCCGAGCCCGCGCAGCGCGTTGCCGACGGCCTCGTGGTTGGGGAAGGTCTGCAGGATCCCGTCGGAGCGCAGCTCGAATTCGAAGGCGTCCATGCCGCGCAGCCCCACCGGGTCCGCGGGCGGGTGGATGTCCCGGTTGCCGGGGAACTCGGTGGCCAAGCGCTGCAGCACCTGCTGGCTGCAGTCGTTGTCGCGGCGGAAGTCCGCGCGGTGGTCGGGTGTCGTGGAGTCGCCCCGGTCCGGGGAGATCGGTGTCATGGCGTCGTCGCCGAGCCCGGCGGTGTGCGCGGAGTCGTCGAGCCCGGTGTGGTCGAGCCCGGTGTGGTCGAGCCCGGTGTGGTCGAGCCCGGTGTGGTCGACGCGCCCGCCGTCCTCGGCGAACTGCGCCGTGTTCTCCGGCGTCACCGGGGATGCGAGCGGGTCGGCGCGGTGCTCGAGGGGAGCTTCGACGCGGTTCGGAGCACCGGTCTCGGTGCCCGGCGTGCGCTCTTCGCGCGGCACCTCGGCGCTCTCCTCCCGGACGACCGTGGGCTGGGAGATCTCGTCGGCGGCGTGCTGGTGGATCGCGCTCTCGGCGGGCGAGTCGGGGGAGCGGAGCTCGGCGGTCTGCTCGGCGGTGACCTGCGCCGACCCGTGGTCCAGGGATTCGGTGTCGAGCCCGGCGCGGAGCTGGTCGGTGCCATTGGCGGTGAAGGGGGTGGCCGAGAGCTCCGTGCCGCCGCCGACGACCGCCGGTTGCCCCTGGGCGCCGGGGGGCAGCTGGGTGAGCGGAGCTGTGCCGTCCGCGATCCGCTGGTCCGGGGAGTAGCTCCGCGGCGGCTGGGCCGGGCGCGCCGCCGAGTTCTCGCTGTTCGGCGCCGGTGCCTGCTGGACCGGCGAGGTGGAGCGCGAGATCTCGGCGGGGCGGGCGGGCGAGGCAACCGGATCGTGGTGCGCGACGGGGCCCGCCTGCGGGCGGCCGTCGGTCGTCGAGAGGCCGCCGAGATCGCTGCGGCCCAGCTGGGACGGCACACCGCCGGGCACGATCCCGCTCGCGTTCGGCAGCCGATCGCGGTGCTCCTGATCCTGATCCTGCGGAGGCTGCTCGACCGGGATCGGGGCGGCGGTGGCGGGACCCTCGACCGGAGCACCGGAGTTCGCGTCCTTCTGCCCGGGAAGCGCGGCGCTCCCGTCGTGGTAGGGCGGTGGCGCCTCGTCCGGAGCGCCGGAATCCACCTTCTCCCCGCCGGGCAGCCCCGCGAAGCCGTTGGCCTGATAGTGCGCCGCGACCGCCTGGCCCTGGAAATAGCCGGACACGCCGTGCATGCCACCGGCGAGACCGCCGGCGACACCACCGGCCAGCGCGGCGGGATCGAACTCCCACGTACCGGTCAGCACCCCGTAGCCGACCATGCTCGCCGTCGCACCGACCAGACCGGCCGGAATACCGGCCCCGATCGCAACCAGCCCGCCCTTCCACCAGGTCATCGGGCCGTTCTTGCTGACCCAGCCGCCCAGCGCCTTGCCGCCGTAGTGGCCGATCGGCGCGGCCACGGCACCGGCGAAACCGCTCACCGCGCCGGAGACGAGCATCTGGGAGGTGTCGAAATTCTCGCGGTGCCCCTCCGCCAGCTGGATCCCCTGGGCCAGCGCCTCGATGCCCATGCCGATCGCGGCCTCCTGGAGCGCCTCGATCGCGGTCAGCTTCCACAGCGGCCGCTCGGCCAGCCGCGCGGCGCGCGCCGCCAGCATCGTGGCCAGCCGGGAGGCGATTGTCGACATGACCCCGGCACCCGTCGCCTCGATGACCGGCACCATCCAGGCCCCGAACGCACTGGCCATCGCCCAGGCGATCTCGATGGCCATCCACGCCAGGGTGATGATGATCTGCAGCTTCGCGTACTCGACCTGCGTCCCGCAGTCGAAGACCGCCTCGGAGAGCTGCTGCAGCCCCTCGGCGATCTTGTCCAGCGAGCTGTCGCCGGAGAAGAACTGCTGGAACTGGGCTTCCATCTGATCCGCGCCGCTGCCCGCGTAGTTCTGCGCCGCGGTATCGCTCGCCGCGCGGACCTGATCGATGATCGCGGTCAGGGCATTCGCCGCCTCGGCCCAGTCCGCGCTGAGCTCGAAGAGCAGATCCTCGTCGCCCTGTGGCCACGCGGCCCCGGCGAAGTAGGACAGCCACTGCAATCCGGGTGGAATCTCGATGCTCATCGCTCAATCGACCTCGTGCGTTCCACCTGCCTCGCCGGAGCAATGCGCCCGCTCCGCCAAACGGTACCCGAAAACCGTTGGAACGCACGGTATCGCGGAGCGACCGGCGAATTGCGCCGCGCCCGGCCACGCGCCGTGCCGCTGCTCGACTCCGTCCAGCCGGAAGGATCGCCGCGGTAATTGTATTCGTCTGATGGGCAACGGATTACGTGTGCAAGGCGGCCGAAGCGATCCCGATGGCGGGCTCGGCCGCCGGGGCGCGACGTTTCCGGCCGGTGAAGCCCGCGTTGCGCCGAATATTCGCTTCGAGAGCCATATCTCGTTCGTCTTGACAGACGTCGGGCACACCGAGAGCGTAGGCCCGTGATGACACGAACCGAGCACGATTCGCTCGGCGACCGCGAGGTCCCGGCCGCGGCACTCTACGGAGTGCACACCGCGAGGGCAGTGGACAATTTCCCGATCACCGGCATCGCCATCGGGGCACACAGCGAGCTCGTGCGCGCGCTGGCCGCGGTGAAACAGGCAGCGGCACGGGCGAATCGCGAGCTCGGGCTGCTGCCCGCCGACATCGCCGATGCCATCGAGGCGGCGTGCGCGGAGATCTACGCCGGGGCCTGGCACGAGCACTTCGTCGTCGACGTGCTGCAGGGCGGCGCGGGCACCTCGACCAATATGAACGCCAACGAGGTGGTGGCGAACCGCGCCCTCGAGCTGCTCGGCCTCGACCGCGGCCGGTACGACCGGATTCACCCGATCGACCACGTCAACCGTGGTCAAAGCACCAACGACGTGTACCCGACGGCGATCAAGGTCGGGCTGCAGGCCGCCATGGTCGGGCTGCGCGCCGGGCTGAGTGAGCTGGTGGCGGCGCTGCTCGCCAAATCGGCGGAGTTCTCCGGGATCCTGAAGGTCGGCCGCACCCAGCTCCAGGACGCGGTTCCGATGACGCTGGGCCAGGAATTCGGCGCCTGGGGGCTGATGCTGCGCGAGGACATCGAGCGGATCACCGAGTCGGCCGCCCTGATCACCGAGATCAACCTCGGCGGCACCGCGATCGGCACCGGGCTCAACGCCCACCCGCGCTACGCCGAGCTGGCGACGGCCCAGCTGCGCGAGATCACCGGCTTCCCCGTGGTCACCGCCTCCGACCTGGTCGAAGCCACCCAGGATGTGGGCGCTTTCGTGCAGCTCTCCGGTGTCCTGAAGCGCACCGCGGTCAAGATGTCGAAGATCTGCAACGACCTCCGGCTGCTCTCCTCCGGGCCGCGGGCGGGGTTCAACGAGATCACCCTGCCGAGCATGCAGGCCGGGTCGTCGATCATGCCGGGGAAGGTCAACCCGGTGATCCCGGAGATGGTCAACCAGGTCGCCTACCGCGTCATCGGGAACGATCTGACCATCACCATGGCCGCGGAGAGCGGGCAGTTGCAGCTGAACGCCTTCGAACCCGTGATCGCGCACTGCCTGTTCGACTCCATCGAGATGCTCGGCCGCGCCTGCCGGATCCTCGCCACCAAGTGCGTCGACGGGATCGAGGCCAACGCCGAGCGGTTGCGCGGGATGGTCGACATCTCGATCGGCGTCGTCACGGCGCTGACCCCGCACCTCGGGTACCACGCCGCGGCCGAGGTGGCCGCCGAGGCGCTCGTCTCGGGGCGGACCGTGCCGTCGCTGATCCTGGAGAAGGCACTGATGACCGAGGAGCAGCTGGCTCTCGCCCTCTCGCCGGCGAACCTCGTGCAGACGGTTGGGCTCGGCGGGGCATAGGGATCACCGCGCGGCCGAGAGCGCGGGACGCAGGGCCGCGACCGCGCGGGTGAAGCTCGCGGCGCCGTGCCCGGCCTTCTCCTGCGCCTCGAAGATCCGCAGCAGCGGGTCGATGAGGTCGGTGCGGACGCCCGCGTCGGCGGCGGTGGCCTGGATGTCGGCGAGCCCGCTGCGGTTGACCGCCAGGTCGGAGAAGCTGACCGGGTACTCGCCGGAGTCGATCTCGTCGGCGAGCAGGGGGAGCAGGTCGAGCAGCGCGCGCAGCCAGGGGACGAGCAGGTCGTCGGTGAAGCCGCGGGCCGAGCCGCCGACCATGGCCGTGGCCTGGAAGAACCCGGCGAACAGGCCGTACATGCCGCCGAGCACCGCCATGTCGTGCAGTGCGGCCGCGCCGGGGTCGGTGCCGAGGTAGCGGGTGGTGCCCCAGGCGGCGAGGACGTCGGCGTGCTCGGCGCTCGCGGATTCGGAGCCGCTGTGCAGCAGCAGGCTCTCCGGGGTGCCGAGGGTCTGCGGCACGGCGAGCATGGCGCCGTCCAGGAAGCGGGCGCCGTGCTGCTCCAGCTCGGCGGCGAGCTCGCGGGCCTGGTCCGGGCGGCCGGTGGCGACGTTCAGCACCGTGCGGCCGCGCAGCCCGGGGCCGAGCGGGAGCAGCGTTTCGGCGGCCGCGGCGGTGCTCGCCGAGACGGAGACGATCAGCGGGCTCGCGGCGACGGCGCTCGCGAGCGAAGTGGCGACGGTGGCGCCGGTCAGTTCGGCGCCGCGGCCGGGGGTGCGATTCCAGACCGTGACGGGGTGGCCGGCGCGCAGCAGCACCGCGGCGATGGCGGAGCCCATGCGGCCGAGGCCGAGCACGGTGACGGGGGTCGAGGTCATCGGGAATTCCTTTCCAGGGGGTCGGCATCCAGTTTTCGGGCCGCACACCCCCCGGCGACAGTGGCAGGACCGACCACTTGCGAACGATTACTGCCATACCCTTGGCGGTATGCGGAACCGCACCGTCGCCCTCGCGCTCGCCCCCGGCGCGCTGCACCCCTGGGACCTCTACGAACTCGGCGTGGTCGCCGCCGTCTTCGGCACCCCGCAGCCCGACCTCGCCGACCCCTGGTACGAGCTGCGGGTCTGCGCCGTCGGCGGCGCCGGGGTGGAGCGGCCGATCGGCTTCGGCACGGTCATCCGGCCGGAGTACGGGCCGGATGGGCTGCTCGGCGCGGACACGGTGATCGTGCCGTCGGTCTCGCAGGAGTGCGTCGGCGCCGAGCGCCCGGTGCCGGCGGAGCTGGTCGACGCGCTGGCCGCCGCGCACCGCTCCGGGGCCAGGATGGTCGCGCTCTGTGACGGCGTCTTCGCGCTCGCGGCCGCCGGGGTGCTCGACGACCGCAGGGTGACGGTGCACTGGGAGCACGCCGAGGTGCTCGCGCGCAGGCACCCCCGGATCCGGGTGGACGAATCGGTGCTCTACGTGGACGACGGCGATGTGCTGACCAGCGCCGGGATGACGGCGGCGGTCGACGTCTGCCTGCATCTCGTGCGCCGCGATCTGGGCGCCGCCGTGGCGAACAAGCTGGCACGGCGGATGGTGGTGCCGCCGCACCGGTCCGGCGGGCAGGCCCAGTTCGTGGAGCTCGCGGTGCCCGAACGTCCCGCCGACGACCTCGGCCCGGTGCTGCAGTGGGCGCTCGCCCACCTGGACGAACCGCTCACCGTCGATGCCCTCGCCGCCCGCGCCGCCATGAGCCCGCGCACCTTCCACCGGCGGCTGCTGAAATCGACCGGCTCGACCCCCATGCGGTGGTTGCTGAGCCA is a window encoding:
- a CDS encoding aspartate ammonia-lyase, encoding MTRTEHDSLGDREVPAAALYGVHTARAVDNFPITGIAIGAHSELVRALAAVKQAAARANRELGLLPADIADAIEAACAEIYAGAWHEHFVVDVLQGGAGTSTNMNANEVVANRALELLGLDRGRYDRIHPIDHVNRGQSTNDVYPTAIKVGLQAAMVGLRAGLSELVAALLAKSAEFSGILKVGRTQLQDAVPMTLGQEFGAWGLMLREDIERITESAALITEINLGGTAIGTGLNAHPRYAELATAQLREITGFPVVTASDLVEATQDVGAFVQLSGVLKRTAVKMSKICNDLRLLSSGPRAGFNEITLPSMQAGSSIMPGKVNPVIPEMVNQVAYRVIGNDLTITMAAESGQLQLNAFEPVIAHCLFDSIEMLGRACRILATKCVDGIEANAERLRGMVDISIGVVTALTPHLGYHAAAEVAAEALVSGRTVPSLILEKALMTEEQLALALSPANLVQTVGLGGA
- a CDS encoding NAD(P)-dependent oxidoreductase — encoded protein: MTSTPVTVLGLGRMGSAIAAVLLRAGHPVTVWNRTPGRGAELTGATVATSLASAVAASPLIVSVSASTAAAAETLLPLGPGLRGRTVLNVATGRPDQARELAAELEQHGARFLDGAMLAVPQTLGTPESLLLHSGSESASAEHADVLAAWGTTRYLGTDPGAAALHDMAVLGGMYGLFAGFFQATAMVGGSARGFTDDLLVPWLRALLDLLPLLADEIDSGEYPVSFSDLAVNRSGLADIQATAADAGVRTDLIDPLLRIFEAQEKAGHGAASFTRAVAALRPALSAAR
- a CDS encoding helix-turn-helix domain-containing protein — protein: MRNRTVALALAPGALHPWDLYELGVVAAVFGTPQPDLADPWYELRVCAVGGAGVERPIGFGTVIRPEYGPDGLLGADTVIVPSVSQECVGAERPVPAELVDALAAAHRSGARMVALCDGVFALAAAGVLDDRRVTVHWEHAEVLARRHPRIRVDESVLYVDDGDVLTSAGMTAAVDVCLHLVRRDLGAAVANKLARRMVVPPHRSGGQAQFVELAVPERPADDLGPVLQWALAHLDEPLTVDALAARAAMSPRTFHRRLLKSTGSTPMRWLLSQRLSHARTLLETTALPVERIALLCGLGTATNLRRHFAAGLGVSPAQYRRTFEQR